A stretch of the Lineus longissimus chromosome 12, tnLinLong1.2, whole genome shotgun sequence genome encodes the following:
- the LOC135497272 gene encoding uncharacterized protein LOC135497272 isoform X1, with protein sequence MIQRCSGKQGTGNILLTRVIAHALLAVCATMLMAAGVQAMREEPMDFTAPSEACKPDMTSCEFWLYIRAALTMVHAQKMTVPFNGKVYFHSPTNNYTGATPVALSDVITADGYPDSRLLYLVNGSFPGPTLTVYPGQNITIYVFNHLMDSAISMHFHGIVQMGTPYSDGVGFVTQCPIQPGQSFSYNFKITQLSGTYWYHSHVGSQRTMGMYGALIIKNRPLPNMPEPEEYVMMLQDYNHDWDSEMSYYKMVYGMYKGTKKFNTNFIFQSGLINGLGRFHDPAKKYAHNGAPLARFKVKKGNSYRFRLISAGTMYALRFSIDGHGLKVVATDGHEVDPVVVQFIHLNPGERYDFMLEANQASTNYMIRAETLEVGPVHIMEAILNYEGVDSNEEPSTKPRTCTVSTPCKALNCPTTFKYHPKGRYNECLGIDKLRGREGKVPKVDGSSFKHLFLNFAQPTWKDWSPASVNGRVFRNPTVSPLTQPNEMHWGCDPKQCGEEKVCACTYHVDINYGDTVQMVFMNMGVGRGWAHPVHLHGHSFYVVKEGLAEYNHTTGKMIGDNLDIDCHGNPDRKKSLCNAATWSDSTWVGDSIPGINLERPPLKDTVNVPTGGYVVVRFKAENPGVWLMHCHTENHNLDGMSMLVREAADRIPKPPKNFPTCRSFSYDEDDVPEGPQPTEKPEDGGNKDGNGNSSGKGGTKEDFNYRDAFWACAGALISLVVTLLVISIIYLCCCRKRKTKRPLSSNRAKYFDNGGLTGDDGKVSQINERF encoded by the exons CAAGCAAGGTACCGGTAATATCCTCCTGACCAG GGTGATTGCGCACGCGCTGTTAGCCGTATGTGCCACTATGTTAATGGCAGCAGGCGTACAAGCAATGCGAGAGGAACCCATGGATTTCACGGCACCCTCGGAAGCCTGCAAACCGGATATGACGTCATGTGAGTTCTGGCTTTACATCCGGGCGGCGTTGACCATGGTCCACGCACAGAAGATGACCGTGCCTTTCAACGGGAAAGTTTACTTCCACTCGCCGACGAATAACTACACCGGCGCTACCCCAGTGGCCTTGTCGGACGTGATCACGGCTGATGGGTACCCTGACTCCCGCTTGCTTTACCTCGTGAATGGATCCTTCCCTGGACCTACGCTGACGGTCTACCCTGGTCAAAACATCACCATCTACGTCTTCAACCATCTTATGGACAGCGCGATTTCGATGCATTTCCATGGGATCGTTCAAATGGGGACGCCTTACTCCGATGGGGTTGGATTTGTCACGCAATGCCCCATCCAACCCGGTCAGAGCTTTTCCTACAATTTCAAAATCACGCAACTTAGCGGCACCTACTGGTACCACAGCCACGTGGGCTCGCAGCGCACCATGGGGATGTACGGTGCATTAATCATCAAGAATAGACCTCTCCCAAACATGCCCGAACCAGAAGAGTACGTGATGATGCTTCAAGACTACAACCACGACTGGGACTCCGAAATGAGCTACTATAAAATGGTCTACGGAATGTACAAGGGCACGAAGAAATTCAACACCAATTTCATATTCCAATCAGGCCTAATCAATGGTCTCGGTCGGTTCCATGATCCAGCTAAGAAATACGCCCACAACGGGGCGCCACTGGCCAGGTTCAAGGTCAAGAAAGGAAACAGCTACAGATTCCGTTTGATCTCGGCGGGGACGATGTACGCATTGAGGTTCTCAATTGATGGACACGGACTGAAAGTTGTTGCTACTGATGGGCACGAGGTGGATCCAGTCGTCGTTCAGTTCATCCACCTCAATCCTGGTGAGAGGTATGACTTCATGCTGGAAGCGAATCAAGCCAGTACAAACTACATGATCCGTGCAGAAACTTTGGAAGTAGGCCCCGTTCATATCATGGAAGCCATCTTGAATTACGAGGGCGTGGATTCGAACGAAGAACCGTCAACAAAGCCGCGGACATGCACGGTCAGTACGCCTTGCAAAGCGTTGAACTGTCCAACGACCTTTAAATATCACCCAAAAGGAAGGTACAATGAGTGCCTAGGTATTGACAAACTTCGCGGAAGAGAGGGCAAGGTTCCGAAAGTCGACGGCTCAAGCTTCAAACACCTCTTCTTGAACTTTGCGCAGCCCACTTGGAAAGATTGGAGCCCGGCGTCTGTAAATGGCCGAGTCTTTCGTAACCCTACGGTCAGTCCACTCACTCAACCAAACGAGATGCATTGGGGGTGTGACCCGAAGCAATGTGGCGAGGAAAAGGTCTGTGCATGCACCTACCACGTGGATATCAACTATGGGGACACGGTGCAGATGGTCTTCATGAACATGGGAGTGGGAAGGGGTTGGGCCCATCCAGTACACCTGCACGGTCACAGCTTTTACGTGGTGAAAGAGGGGCTGGCAGAGTATAATCACACTACTGGGAAGATGATTGGAGACAACTTGGACATCGATTGCCACGGAAACCCAGATAGGAAGAAGTCGCTCTGCAACGCAGCAACCTGGTCTGACAGTACCTGGGTCGGCGATAGCATCCCCGGCATAAACTTGGAGCGACCTCCACTCAAGGATACTGTCAACGTGCCAACAGGTGGCTATGTTGTCGTACGGTTCAAGGCGGAGAATCCCGGTGTATGGCTCATGCATTGCCACACCGAGAACCACAATCTAGATGGGATGTCAATGCTCGTCAGGGAAGCTGCAGATCGAATTCCGAAACCGCCCAAGAACTTCCCGACCTGTCGGAGTTTCTcatatgatgaagatgacgtcCCCGAAGGACCGCAACCGACAGAGAAGCCTGAAGATGGAGGGAACAAAGATGGTAATGGGAATTCCAGTGGTAAGGGTGGCACGAAGGAAGATTTTAACTACC GTGATGCATTCTGGGCCTGTGCTGGGGCTCTAATCAGCCTGGTGGTCACTCTCCTCGTCATCTCCATCATCTACCTCTGCTGCTGCAGGAAACGAAAAACAAAGCGCCCCCTATCGAGTAACCGTGCGAAGTACTTTGACAATGGCGGTTTGACTGGTGATGACGGGAAAGTTTCGCAAATTAACGAAAGGTTCTGA
- the LOC135497272 gene encoding uncharacterized protein LOC135497272 isoform X2 → MVIAHALLAVCATMLMAAGVQAMREEPMDFTAPSEACKPDMTSCEFWLYIRAALTMVHAQKMTVPFNGKVYFHSPTNNYTGATPVALSDVITADGYPDSRLLYLVNGSFPGPTLTVYPGQNITIYVFNHLMDSAISMHFHGIVQMGTPYSDGVGFVTQCPIQPGQSFSYNFKITQLSGTYWYHSHVGSQRTMGMYGALIIKNRPLPNMPEPEEYVMMLQDYNHDWDSEMSYYKMVYGMYKGTKKFNTNFIFQSGLINGLGRFHDPAKKYAHNGAPLARFKVKKGNSYRFRLISAGTMYALRFSIDGHGLKVVATDGHEVDPVVVQFIHLNPGERYDFMLEANQASTNYMIRAETLEVGPVHIMEAILNYEGVDSNEEPSTKPRTCTVSTPCKALNCPTTFKYHPKGRYNECLGIDKLRGREGKVPKVDGSSFKHLFLNFAQPTWKDWSPASVNGRVFRNPTVSPLTQPNEMHWGCDPKQCGEEKVCACTYHVDINYGDTVQMVFMNMGVGRGWAHPVHLHGHSFYVVKEGLAEYNHTTGKMIGDNLDIDCHGNPDRKKSLCNAATWSDSTWVGDSIPGINLERPPLKDTVNVPTGGYVVVRFKAENPGVWLMHCHTENHNLDGMSMLVREAADRIPKPPKNFPTCRSFSYDEDDVPEGPQPTEKPEDGGNKDGNGNSSGKGGTKEDFNYRDAFWACAGALISLVVTLLVISIIYLCCCRKRKTKRPLSSNRAKYFDNGGLTGDDGKVSQINERF, encoded by the exons GGTGATTGCGCACGCGCTGTTAGCCGTATGTGCCACTATGTTAATGGCAGCAGGCGTACAAGCAATGCGAGAGGAACCCATGGATTTCACGGCACCCTCGGAAGCCTGCAAACCGGATATGACGTCATGTGAGTTCTGGCTTTACATCCGGGCGGCGTTGACCATGGTCCACGCACAGAAGATGACCGTGCCTTTCAACGGGAAAGTTTACTTCCACTCGCCGACGAATAACTACACCGGCGCTACCCCAGTGGCCTTGTCGGACGTGATCACGGCTGATGGGTACCCTGACTCCCGCTTGCTTTACCTCGTGAATGGATCCTTCCCTGGACCTACGCTGACGGTCTACCCTGGTCAAAACATCACCATCTACGTCTTCAACCATCTTATGGACAGCGCGATTTCGATGCATTTCCATGGGATCGTTCAAATGGGGACGCCTTACTCCGATGGGGTTGGATTTGTCACGCAATGCCCCATCCAACCCGGTCAGAGCTTTTCCTACAATTTCAAAATCACGCAACTTAGCGGCACCTACTGGTACCACAGCCACGTGGGCTCGCAGCGCACCATGGGGATGTACGGTGCATTAATCATCAAGAATAGACCTCTCCCAAACATGCCCGAACCAGAAGAGTACGTGATGATGCTTCAAGACTACAACCACGACTGGGACTCCGAAATGAGCTACTATAAAATGGTCTACGGAATGTACAAGGGCACGAAGAAATTCAACACCAATTTCATATTCCAATCAGGCCTAATCAATGGTCTCGGTCGGTTCCATGATCCAGCTAAGAAATACGCCCACAACGGGGCGCCACTGGCCAGGTTCAAGGTCAAGAAAGGAAACAGCTACAGATTCCGTTTGATCTCGGCGGGGACGATGTACGCATTGAGGTTCTCAATTGATGGACACGGACTGAAAGTTGTTGCTACTGATGGGCACGAGGTGGATCCAGTCGTCGTTCAGTTCATCCACCTCAATCCTGGTGAGAGGTATGACTTCATGCTGGAAGCGAATCAAGCCAGTACAAACTACATGATCCGTGCAGAAACTTTGGAAGTAGGCCCCGTTCATATCATGGAAGCCATCTTGAATTACGAGGGCGTGGATTCGAACGAAGAACCGTCAACAAAGCCGCGGACATGCACGGTCAGTACGCCTTGCAAAGCGTTGAACTGTCCAACGACCTTTAAATATCACCCAAAAGGAAGGTACAATGAGTGCCTAGGTATTGACAAACTTCGCGGAAGAGAGGGCAAGGTTCCGAAAGTCGACGGCTCAAGCTTCAAACACCTCTTCTTGAACTTTGCGCAGCCCACTTGGAAAGATTGGAGCCCGGCGTCTGTAAATGGCCGAGTCTTTCGTAACCCTACGGTCAGTCCACTCACTCAACCAAACGAGATGCATTGGGGGTGTGACCCGAAGCAATGTGGCGAGGAAAAGGTCTGTGCATGCACCTACCACGTGGATATCAACTATGGGGACACGGTGCAGATGGTCTTCATGAACATGGGAGTGGGAAGGGGTTGGGCCCATCCAGTACACCTGCACGGTCACAGCTTTTACGTGGTGAAAGAGGGGCTGGCAGAGTATAATCACACTACTGGGAAGATGATTGGAGACAACTTGGACATCGATTGCCACGGAAACCCAGATAGGAAGAAGTCGCTCTGCAACGCAGCAACCTGGTCTGACAGTACCTGGGTCGGCGATAGCATCCCCGGCATAAACTTGGAGCGACCTCCACTCAAGGATACTGTCAACGTGCCAACAGGTGGCTATGTTGTCGTACGGTTCAAGGCGGAGAATCCCGGTGTATGGCTCATGCATTGCCACACCGAGAACCACAATCTAGATGGGATGTCAATGCTCGTCAGGGAAGCTGCAGATCGAATTCCGAAACCGCCCAAGAACTTCCCGACCTGTCGGAGTTTCTcatatgatgaagatgacgtcCCCGAAGGACCGCAACCGACAGAGAAGCCTGAAGATGGAGGGAACAAAGATGGTAATGGGAATTCCAGTGGTAAGGGTGGCACGAAGGAAGATTTTAACTACC GTGATGCATTCTGGGCCTGTGCTGGGGCTCTAATCAGCCTGGTGGTCACTCTCCTCGTCATCTCCATCATCTACCTCTGCTGCTGCAGGAAACGAAAAACAAAGCGCCCCCTATCGAGTAACCGTGCGAAGTACTTTGACAATGGCGGTTTGACTGGTGATGACGGGAAAGTTTCGCAAATTAACGAAAGGTTCTGA
- the LOC135497273 gene encoding uncharacterized protein LOC135497273 yields the protein MKIKLDHIKYQKNNDVVRYLNAMESERKRHSSLKFTAFTLLEPLYERQKAKMDRLNATMIGPVVDKEEEKEPCSWYTQIEKGCSKLPANEDLDSNLKKLSKFSKEDIRHSIPHAKDYVCLLLMSYPAVRLVNVAVQQAFQFVITEILGGMLELYQFWMQQRRIPVVQVVASPASRPPSIQLRKTSTRGRRPTSTCLN from the exons ATGAAGATCAAACTTGATCACATCAAATACCAAAAAAACAACGACGTCGTTAGATATCTCAATGCTATGGAGAG CGAGCGCAAGAGACACTCCAGTCTCAAGTTCACCGCCTTTACACTCCTGGAACCACTTTATGAGCGCCAGAAGGCGAAGATGGACCGCCTTAATGCGACCATGATCGGCCCCGTGGTTGACAAGGAAGAGGAAAAAGAGCCGTGTAGTTG GTACACGCAAATAGAGAAGGGCTGCAGTAAGCTACCAGCGAACGAAGACTTGGACTCGAATCTAAAGAAACTCTCCAAATTTTCTAAGGAGGACATTCGCCACAGCATACCGCACGCAAAG GATTATGTCTGCCTGCTCTTGATGTCGTACCCAGCCGTCCGACTGGTGAACGTAGCCGTACAACAAGCCTTCCAATTCGTCATTACAGAGATCCTAGGCGGAATGCTAGAGTTGTACCAGTTCTGGATGCAGCAGAGACGCATACCCGTTGTCCAAGTGGTCGCAAGCCCCGCCAGCAGGCCGCCATCGATACAGCTGCGGAAAACGTCAACACGAGGGCGAAGACCAACCAGCACATGTCTTAATTGA